The Clostridium sp. DL-VIII DNA window TATCTCTTTTTGCTCGATTATACTCTTGCTATTATTACAAACATTTAAAAAACTCACCTGACCAAAGAAACTTTGGTTCAAAGCTGATTTGAAATATGCTACAGTCATAGGATTGTTTAAATGCTCTAACTGAACAATATCTTCATATTTTTTAACTAATTCCTCTACTTCTGCTAACTGCTCAAACTTGATTTTTCCTAATTTAGAATGTATATCTTTACATCTATCAAGTTCAACAACTTGTAATTTCTCTATCTTCTTATTTCTGTCTCCTATGATTTTTCTAATATCGCTTAATCTATCTTTGAATTTCTCCTTATCTTTTGCGGCCCATACTAACTTATCTAGTTTCTCATTCATTGACTCTGAAACATTGTATTCATTTATAAAATAGTTATAATAATAAGAAGGGAAATCTTCTAGGAGTTCTGAATCAAATTCTATAAAATCACCTGAAACCTTATAATTATATTTATCTATATTCAAACCATGGTACTCTCTGTTATATTTAATGATTCGGTTAAATCCCACAATTCCTAGCTTATAAAACCATTGTTCAGAATTATATATTTTCAATTTTCACACCTCCTTTACACTAAATCAAATAATCCGAAGCCTTCACTTCTTCTAAAGCCTAGGCCTAGCTGTTTCAATAGTTTTAAATCTTCTATGCTGCCTTCTAACTTGAATGTACCTGCGTAGCCTTCTATATATAAAAATTCTTTATTATTTAGTAATTTAAAATCTGTTATTTTCTCTTTTGCAACTACTTTTTTCATTTTTACAGGTGTAAATTTCAGCTCTTCTTCTAATCCTCTTCCGCTATAAGTCTCTATGGCAATATTAGCTATATAATTTAATTCAGCATTAAATTTATTTATTTCATCAATAGTTACAGTTTTATTGTCATTAGTTCTAATATATATTGGTGAAAGAGTTCTACATAAAATTTCATCTTCATTAATAGTTTTTTCTTTTTCTAAAAGTACTTTCTGAATATTTATTTTGTATTCCTTATAATCATATACTCTTAACCTTAATAAACCATTGTAAAGAATTATTCCAAAATTATAATCTGGAGTCGATATTATTATTGAGCCTTGTCCATTTAGATTCACCTCTCCTTTATCAATTTTGTAATCTTTAAAGAATACTGAAAAGGTAAATGGTTTTATTCTCTTATTTTTCTTTTCCTCATAGTAATACATATTTTTGAAATATTCTTCATCCGATATTTCTAGTGATTTCTTTATAACACTAGAAATCATCATTCTATAACTCAAAGGAAATTTATTTTGTTCAGCCTTAAAATTCACTTTAATTCTCATTTAGATTTCACCTCCATTCAAATTTTTTGTTTCATCTTTTAACAGCATGTTATCACCTTTTCTGTACATATATTGTATAGGTTATAATTTTATTTAAATATTTTTTACCATCTCTTCTAAATTTTTATGCATTTCAGATTTTAATTCTTCTGGTTCAATCACCTTAACGCAGGTTCCCATACTAAGTATCCATGATATTATTTCTGGTCCACCTGTCATTGATGCTTTAAATATAATTCTATCTTGAAATGTTACATCATCTATTTCTTGATTTTCAACCCATATTCTTTCTTTAATTATGTTAGCCATTGGATATTTAATCTCCAATTTCAAGTTATACTTTTTCCCTCCAAAAATGCCAATACTATTTTTCTTATAATCTTCTAATAGTCTTTTTACATCAATAATCTTTTCAAATTTTATTGATGTTATTTTATACTCTGCAATTCTTCTAATCTTAAAAAATCGTATTTGGTTACGCAACAAACAAAAAGCCACTAAATATTTTTCTCCTTTATATGTAATAAACTGGTACGGTTGTACTCTTCTTTCTGTGATTTTTCCTTCATTATCTTTATAATCTATTATAATCTCTTGACTGCTTAGTATATTTTTATAAATATCTTCAAATACTTTTTGCAGATTTGTTTTCATATTTCGAACTCTGGAATAAGGAATTATTTGTTCACAAGACTCTTCATTACTTTCATTATTAAGAATTGTATAATTTATTTTTTCTATTGCTTTAAGTAGTTGTGGATTGTTTTCAATATAATCTGCATCTAAAGATGAGATTGCTTCTTTTAACAAGATTACTTCTTTTTCAGTTAATACTTCCTTAAATGGAAAATAATCCGCATTCAATTTGTATCCACCGTTTTTTCCGGATATTGATTCTATGTCAAAAAATTCATCCAAATTCTCTTTGTATCTCCGCACCTGCTTCTCATCTATTTCTAGCCTATTAGCAATATCTTTAGCTTTAATGACTCCTCCTGACTTCAACATAAATAACATTTTTAACGTATTATTTAAATTCCCCATATTATCCCTCCATTTTATGTTACCATAATTATACGTTTTTCCCTATATATAAGTACAGTTCAAATTTATTTTTTATTATTCGAATCTTTTCTTGTACAATAATAAAATTTTCCATAAATATTACTCGCATTTACTTTTTATATAGATAAGAAATTTTTAAAGTTAACTTATATATAAAACAATTATCTATTTTTGCTAAACCTATATATATCTATAATATCATCAATAATATTGATCTAAAAATATCCAAGAGCACTAATACTAGTTCTATTAATGGTATGAAATATTCTGAACTAAATACGGATTGCATTAAAGAAGCTGCTACTGATAAAATTGACACTGCAACTCAAAGCATTGGCCAAAAGAATTTAGGATTTAGAAACCAATATATATAATTTTATAAAATATGTTATAATAAGCATTATAAGGATATTAGTGTGCTTTACTAACTTTAGCACTCGCATGAATAAAAATTTCAATTACAATATAAAAAACAGGAGGAATTATTATGTCACTTGAATCGGTAAAAAATTACTTTAAAAAGTGGAACATGGAAGAT harbors:
- the cas6 gene encoding CRISPR-associated endoribonuclease Cas6, translated to MRIKVNFKAEQNKFPLSYRMMISSVIKKSLEISDEEYFKNMYYYEEKKNKRIKPFTFSVFFKDYKIDKGEVNLNGQGSIIISTPDYNFGIILYNGLLRLRVYDYKEYKINIQKVLLEKEKTINEDEILCRTLSPIYIRTNDNKTVTIDEINKFNAELNYIANIAIETYSGRGLEEELKFTPVKMKKVVAKEKITDFKLLNNKEFLYIEGYAGTFKLEGSIEDLKLLKQLGLGFRRSEGFGLFDLV
- a CDS encoding WYL domain-containing transcriptional regulator; this encodes MGNLNNTLKMLFMLKSGGVIKAKDIANRLEIDEKQVRRYKENLDEFFDIESISGKNGGYKLNADYFPFKEVLTEKEVILLKEAISSLDADYIENNPQLLKAIEKINYTILNNESNEESCEQIIPYSRVRNMKTNLQKVFEDIYKNILSSQEIIIDYKDNEGKITERRVQPYQFITYKGEKYLVAFCLLRNQIRFFKIRRIAEYKITSIKFEKIIDVKRLLEDYKKNSIGIFGGKKYNLKLEIKYPMANIIKERIWVENQEIDDVTFQDRIIFKASMTGGPEIISWILSMGTCVKVIEPEELKSEMHKNLEEMVKNI